The Gossypium arboreum isolate Shixiya-1 chromosome 4, ASM2569848v2, whole genome shotgun sequence DNA segment GCTTCTACACTTACTACAATGAAACTAATGAAGAAAGAAGAACATAAATGAGTTCTATCTACAATGAACCATTTGTTATTTACACTTCTAAATAATAAGCTGATCAACGTTGATGCTGTGGATCATAAGAAACAATCTTTGGATCTGGAACAATCTGCGGCAACTTATCAATATACATGAAAAGACGCTTCATATTATCCCTCGAGATTGAAGCTAAATCAACAATGTCATTTTTGCTTGTATATATCCAAAGATCACCCGAATCCACTCTTTTCAAGCTGTCCCTACAGAAGGGGCATGACTGTGACCTTATTCGCCTATAAAACAccataaaaacacaaatattaTCTTCAACATAATATGCCTATCTTCAATCTATGTTTTGACAAGAGAAGAGCTTGAACATCGAGATGCTAAGCTTTTCTTCATAATATGTTTGTATATGTTTCTTGAAGTCTAGCTATATCCAAGGTGCGGGACTCAACTTCGGGTAGCTTACTTTAATCTCTATCATTCCCACCATGCTAAATTACTTGATGATCAAAAAGGAAACGAAAAAAAAGAAGACCAGTTTCGATGACGGTTTACCAGGTTCGGTAGCATTTCATACACATTGAATGGTTGCATGTGGGCAACACAATCTTGCTGCGCATCTCCATGCAAATCCCACATTCTTCTTCCCTCTCTAAGTCGATTTCGGAGACCTTTCCTTTATTCAGTTCATCTCTTTTCGTGAACTTTGAAGCGCAAATTTCCTTCTGTTTCCTGTCATCCACATCCGTAATTCCTCGAGATAGTTGCAATAACGAGGGAAAGATCACCCCTGTCATGACAATCCAAAGTCCAAACCGCTCAAATAGTGTTaacattttttcaaaaattatgaTAAATATGAATCAAACTTATgcacaacaacaacaacaaatccCCTCTTACACACCATAGAATTCTCTTATGCTAGCTTTCCTTTCATGAATAGACATGGTGGTTTTACCATCAGCATACGCCTTCAGAAAAAGAAACATCACAAAATTAACGTCCTTGAAATTCTATAAGTTTAGAATATGACAAGAACATCAGAAATTCATTACACAAGCACTTGCAAATCACCTTGTATATAAGAATCCTGAGAAACCCCAAGGCACCAGCAAGATGACAATCAGTCCACTGAACAAGGAAAAGGAAGAAATGTGCAACTGGACTGTAAGATAATCTCATCTGAAGGCAGGCACCATCATATTCTCTTGGATAATCAGAAGCCCTAATcattcaaaaaaataataataacgtgTAGTATAATGTAGTCCCTATCATCTACTAATCAATGCAGATATACATGTAGAACAGATCAAACGAC contains these protein-coding regions:
- the LOC108457883 gene encoding E3 ubiquitin-protein ligase AIRP2 isoform X1, coding for MRKSFKDSLKALEADIQFANTLASDYPREYDGACLQMRLSYSPVAHFFLFLVQWTDCHLAGALGFLRILIYKAYADGKTTMSIHERKASIREFYGVIFPSLLQLSRGITDVDDRKQKEICASKFTKRDELNKGKVSEIDLEREEECGICMEMRSKIVLPTCNHSMCMKCYRTWRIRSQSCPFCRDSLKRVDSGDLWIYTSKNDIVDLASISRDNMKRLFMYIDKLPQIVPDPKIVSYDPQHQR
- the LOC108457883 gene encoding E3 ubiquitin-protein ligase AIRP2 isoform X2, producing the protein MRLSYSPVAHFFLFLVQWTDCHLAGALGFLRILIYKAYADGKTTMSIHERKASIREFYGVIFPSLLQLSRGITDVDDRKQKEICASKFTKRDELNKGKVSEIDLEREEECGICMEMRSKIVLPTCNHSMCMKCYRTWRIRSQSCPFCRDSLKRVDSGDLWIYTSKNDIVDLASISRDNMKRLFMYIDKLPQIVPDPKIVSYDPQHQR